A single window of Trichocoleus sp. FACHB-46 DNA harbors:
- a CDS encoding efflux RND transporter periplasmic adaptor subunit — MTPLPQLSISQLTSTLLTVLLLSAPIQGLAHKGHGDNEFQGGSQATPAAGAIPVDAKTAQLMGLKVEPVTRQRLAFGLNTMGQIEPLPNQQVEVTTPLKGTVTRLLVSPGDRVKAGQAVATMTSPELAELRTTALDRRSEAIASVQQAQADLQLAQQNYAQQQKIAATELAQVRSEVSFAQERFDKDQELLANGAIARRTFLESETKLAQAQAALTKAESRLSVSEATSQLRHAESAVQVAQSRVNLSDETYQTRLRQLGANANGDGTITLTAPIAGTVTDRETTTGESGEDAGKKVMTIINDSSVQVSANIYEKDLDRIQTGQRVQVKVASLPDRTFTGRISVIGAAVQGETRVVPVKAELENSDGVLKPGMFAELEVLTDRTPAAVLAIPKSALVETNDKKQIVFVQNGDAFQPTEVTLGQASGELVEIKNGLFDGDRIVTQRAMQLYAQSLRSGSNTAEDYEHGETAAAPTLQPSTFPWWLVIPAGGAIAAGTFGAGVYWANRRYRQGFRTPQDYGLPDIPEQDRTRVSITSQASESERSLR, encoded by the coding sequence ATGACTCCCCTACCTCAATTGTCTATTTCTCAGCTTACAAGCACTCTCCTAACCGTGCTGCTGTTGAGCGCTCCCATCCAGGGCTTGGCTCATAAGGGGCATGGAGACAATGAATTTCAGGGGGGTAGCCAAGCAACGCCAGCGGCTGGGGCGATTCCAGTCGATGCGAAAACAGCTCAGCTCATGGGGCTGAAAGTAGAGCCTGTGACTCGTCAGCGGTTGGCCTTTGGCCTCAACACTATGGGCCAAATTGAACCCTTGCCCAATCAGCAGGTGGAAGTGACAACCCCCCTGAAAGGTACCGTAACCCGTCTGCTCGTCAGTCCCGGCGATCGCGTCAAGGCGGGACAGGCGGTAGCAACCATGACGAGTCCTGAACTGGCAGAACTGCGAACTACAGCCCTCGATCGGCGTTCCGAGGCGATCGCTTCTGTACAACAAGCCCAGGCAGATTTACAACTGGCGCAGCAGAACTATGCTCAGCAACAAAAAATCGCGGCTACTGAGCTGGCTCAAGTTCGCAGTGAAGTCAGTTTTGCCCAAGAGCGCTTTGACAAAGATCAGGAGCTATTGGCTAACGGCGCGATCGCCAGACGCACATTTCTAGAGTCGGAAACAAAACTGGCTCAAGCCCAAGCAGCCCTGACCAAAGCCGAAAGCCGCTTATCAGTTTCGGAAGCTACCTCGCAACTGCGACATGCTGAATCAGCAGTACAGGTAGCTCAGTCACGGGTCAATCTGAGCGACGAAACCTATCAAACTCGGTTACGACAGCTAGGCGCGAATGCCAATGGCGATGGCACGATTACCCTTACAGCTCCAATTGCGGGAACCGTGACCGATCGCGAAACCACGACAGGGGAATCAGGCGAAGACGCTGGCAAAAAGGTGATGACGATCATCAACGATAGCAGCGTGCAGGTCAGTGCCAATATTTATGAAAAAGATTTAGATCGGATTCAGACGGGGCAACGAGTGCAAGTAAAAGTGGCAAGTTTGCCCGATCGCACTTTTACAGGTCGCATCAGTGTGATTGGCGCTGCTGTGCAAGGGGAGACGCGCGTGGTGCCTGTCAAAGCTGAGTTAGAGAATTCTGATGGGGTGTTGAAACCGGGAATGTTTGCGGAGTTGGAGGTTCTGACTGATCGCACTCCCGCCGCTGTGCTAGCTATTCCCAAGTCTGCGCTGGTGGAAACGAATGACAAAAAGCAGATTGTCTTTGTGCAAAATGGCGATGCCTTCCAACCGACCGAAGTAACTTTGGGTCAAGCCTCAGGGGAGTTAGTGGAGATCAAAAACGGACTCTTTGATGGCGATCGCATTGTCACGCAACGAGCTATGCAACTTTATGCTCAATCGCTACGCAGTGGTAGCAACACTGCTGAGGATTATGAACATGGGGAAACAGCCGCCGCACCAACGCTCCAACCCTCGACGTTTCCTTGGTGGTTGGTAATTCCGGCAGGAGGCGCGATCGCGGCGGGTACGTTTGGGGCAGGCGTGTACTGGGCGAATCGTCGTTATCGCCAAGGTTTCAGGACTCCTCAAGATTATGGCTTACCAGATATTCCGGAGCAGGACAGGACTCGCGTTTCTATAACTTCACAGGCTTCAGAGTCAGAGCGTTCTCTTCGTTAG
- a CDS encoding DUF305 domain-containing protein yields the protein MYRMFRMKTSAIALLLGAIATASLLNACSTPSQNQAQTPSPAAATAGSNQPMAHGNAHHGGTMDHSASMELGPANAEYDLRFVDAMTPHHEGAVAMAQEAQQKSQRPEIQKLAADIIAAQNKEIGALKQWRQAWYPNASAQPVAWSAQMGHAMPMSPDQRKGMAMDMALGAADAEFDLRFINAMIPHHEGAVTMAQDALSKSKRPEIKQLAQDIIKSQEAEIQQMQQWRQAWYQR from the coding sequence ATGTATCGCATGTTTCGGATGAAAACCAGTGCTATTGCTTTATTACTAGGGGCGATCGCCACTGCCAGCCTCTTGAATGCCTGCTCGACACCGAGTCAAAATCAGGCTCAAACTCCTAGCCCCGCTGCTGCCACGGCTGGCTCAAACCAGCCAATGGCTCATGGCAACGCGCATCACGGCGGCACGATGGACCACAGCGCCAGCATGGAGTTAGGGCCAGCCAATGCCGAATATGACTTGCGGTTTGTAGATGCCATGACTCCACACCATGAAGGAGCGGTCGCAATGGCGCAGGAGGCTCAGCAGAAATCCCAGCGACCTGAAATTCAAAAGTTAGCGGCTGACATCATCGCCGCACAAAATAAAGAAATTGGAGCACTGAAGCAGTGGCGGCAAGCCTGGTATCCCAACGCGAGTGCTCAACCCGTCGCCTGGAGTGCTCAGATGGGTCACGCTATGCCAATGTCACCGGATCAAAGAAAAGGCATGGCAATGGATATGGCCTTAGGCGCAGCTGACGCCGAATTTGATCTGCGCTTTATCAATGCCATGATTCCGCACCATGAGGGAGCAGTGACGATGGCCCAAGATGCTCTCAGCAAGTCCAAGCGCCCAGAAATCAAACAACTGGCTCAAGACATCATCAAGTCCCAAGAAGCTGAAATTCAGCAGATGCAGCAATGGAGACAAGCTTGGTACCAACGGTGA